In the Pleurodeles waltl isolate 20211129_DDA chromosome 3_1, aPleWal1.hap1.20221129, whole genome shotgun sequence genome, TATACCACCACAGATGCCGAGGTCGAAGTCAGTTCTGTTGCTTTTATTTGTGTCTGTTTTATAGTACTATTATTATTTAAAAGCGCTTTCACAACTGTTTTATTTTAGCTATTAACCCCCTTTATTTTTGTTACTATTACACGATTATGTCGTTGAAGAGGTTCGTGTCACCTCGGCCTGGTGAGTGCCAAGGCTTCTAACGCAAGCCGTTGTTCATGAAGGGTGATTCATCGGAATGATACACTTTGACCTCTGAACTGAAGTTGGCTGCCACCTCCTCCGCGGTGGGACAGCTGCCAGGGAATCTGCTAACAAAACTCAGGGTTTGAGGTCGTCATGTAGCATTAACGCCTGCCGAAGGAATGGGTCCGGCCGCTATCTTTCCCCTGCTTCTCCTGATGTGCTGGAGCGCCGCTGAGGGCGGGAGGCTGCTGGTGGTGCCCCTGGATGCCAGCCACTGGTTTGCCATGCGAGACGTGGTGGAGGAACTTGGGCACCGGGGCCACCAAGTCGTAGTTCTCGTGCCAGAGTACACGCTCCTCGTTCGACAGTCCCAGCATTACACGCTCAGGTCCTACCCCGTGCCCTACAACAAGGAGCAACTTAACCAGCGCATGGACTACCTAAAGAATTATTTGGTTGATGGCTCGAGGGTGGAGAAGATCCTGGCAGGGACCTTCGAGTACCAGATCGTGTTGTATTTGACAGGCTTATTCTTCGAGGGCTGTGCCAATCTCTTGACTAATGAAAGCATGATCCGGGCTTTGCAAGAGGATCACTTTGATGCCCTGGTTACTGACCCTGCCTTACCATGTGGGGTGATCCTCGCTGAGCAGCTTAAGCTTCCATTTGTGCACACCTTTCGAGGGTACCCGTGTGGTTTAGAGCATGTGGCCACCAACTCTCCCGGCCCTACATCTTACGTTCCAAGATGCTACACTCTGAGCTCAGACCAGATGGTCTTCAGGGAACGCATCTGGAACTTCATTTTCAGCTACCTTGAGCGCCTGCTTTTCAAGAACTTCTACAGCCAATATGAGAGCCTTGCTGCTAAGGTCCTACAGAGGGATGTAAACCTCATGGGGCTTTATGGCCGAGCCTCGGTCTGGCTGCTGAGGTACGACTTTGTATTTGAATACCCACGGCCCATGATGCCCAACATGGTCCTTATTGGAGGTCTCAACTGTAAGGAGCGGAGAGAGCTGAAAGAGGTACATAATAACAAATAGTGGGTAACTTGTGAAGTCCTTGTGGACCTTCTTGTGCTCCTTTGTATATTTGTAAGACTAGGTCAGAGGTCAGCTGTGAGAGGAAGTGactgtagagtggcatggaatgcgaGCCATGCaagtgcatgcccctctgatgtcaCTGAAAGGTACAGATTGCTGATATACCCACCTTGGAGCCCTGAGCTCCTCACCATTCCTCTTTCAGTTCACCAAGCTCCACAGGCTCATAATGCTGTCTGTTCAGGGAACTGAAAGTTTATGTGCTGCATCTTCTCACATTATCTGTTCATTTGGTCCCACTCCTTCACACTTAGGTCATGCACCACAAGCATGTCATGCTATTGCTTCTTTCCATGCACTCAAAGGGCCTCAAACACTTTTTTTAATACAGGCAGCCCATGTGTGGCATACTCTTCAATACGTTGCTTCCTTAGCCTCAAGCCACTCTCACTGTCTGTTTATGAATCTCAAGTCCCCACAATGTCTTCCATACTCTGTCTTTGTACCTTGACCCCCTGTGTTTTCTTTCCATGTGCCTCTCCTTACCTCATTCTGTCTATCTAACCTAGGCTTCTCACTCTACATGTTGATGTACAAGCTACATTAAATATATAGATAGGTATTGGTATTGAACATGCAAGTTAACAAATAGAAACTTTGCTAACTAAAGCCCACTGTCTGTGTTTAGCAGTCAGAGCACGTTACCTCGGTTCCTCCTCTAAAATCACACTTTCAGGTGGTAGACTTAAACTTGCCTTCATACCTGTTCACCACTTACttgtaagggtgtgtgtgacaTGCAGTCTACTTGCATGCGCTTTCCCACAAAACATATGAGCTAGTGACATGGAAGACCTGAAAGTTTGAAATTAATCTTGCTCGTCTTGATGTGATAGTTTACCATCCTCCATGCTGCAGTGCCCTCAGGAGAGGTTTTCAGTCGGCTTgaacaatacattttgtcccccaCAAAAATATTCTGTCATCTTCCAGGGTCAGTACGTAGGAAGAGTTCATTCTTCCTGAATTAGTAATTTTTCGACTCCCTGCAATGTTTTTGAGCCACAGGAAGCTACCCACTCTTTGCTACCATCATGCTGCAATAAAACCAACCCCAGACCACAATTGCTTGCATCAGCATCAACAATACACTATTTCCCTATGATGACGTATATCAGGCAGGGTGCATTTACTAATAGTGTTTTCTCGTCCCACACACAACTTTAACATTTTTCATTAATAAGGATCTCAGGAGTTCCAGGTTAGTAGCAAAACAATTCACACATTTAGTGATGAGTTGTGCGAGATCCAAGAATGGCTCTAACTGTTCTTTCAAAATAGGTTCTCGTGCATCCAGAATAGCTTTGACATGGGTAATTTTAGGTTTGATGCCACTACTCGTGATGCGGTGTCCCTAGTTCTCAACTTCACTACAACTAATTTTGCAACTTATTTTGCTTCAGTGTTAGACATATTCCTTTAAATGCAGCCAATAGTTTCTCCATATTTAAATTGTATTCTCTTGGATCTTTTCCATAAATTAGGAAATTGTTGTGGAAACTAATAGCCCTGCTTAGTCTGTGCAAAGTCTCCATTATTAATCCATTGCAAAACATATACAGTAGCGCTTCTATATCGTGTAGCTTAGCACTACCTGCTGATACACACTTGCCAAATCTTTTTTCTATATTTATGGCACGTCCAACACATCATGACTAGACTACATGGTCAACTTGACAGCCATCACAGACACATCAAAAGAAACTGCAGAGCACCTATAGAGCAGTGTCTTAGCATCTACCAGTCCTTTCCACTGTACATGACAATATGTACATAATCAAATATATAAAGTACACAGTTCCAATAAAATCTAAgggaccactggtctcaggagcgagagccctcaagcatcacaatggatgactagtatcatcatcgggaagtgctccacaccaggctggtgctgcaatgcctggtggacaCCACACCAGGGGGGCTCCAGACCATGTTGTTGTGACTGGTAAACTTTACTGTACAGTCCAAGATGCTTCAATTCAAGCACCAGTGCAAAAGAGAGGTAAAAAAActggttaaaattggttattcatctttaATAGAAACCATCAGAATTTTAATCAGTGTAAtaaagatgaagaccaag is a window encoding:
- the LOC138285519 gene encoding UDP-glucuronosyltransferase 1-6-like isoform X4, giving the protein MCWSAAEGGRLLVVPLDASHWFAMRDVVEELGHRGHQVVVLVPEYTLLVRQSQHYTLRSYPVPYNKEQLNQRMDYLKNYLVDGSRVEKILAGTFEYQIVLYLTGLFFEGCANLLTNESMIRALQEDHFDALVTDPALPCGVILAEQLKLPFVHTFRGYPCGLEHVATNSPGPTSYVPRCYTLSSDQMVFRERIWNFIFSYLERLLFKNFYSQYESLAAKVLQRDVNLMGLYGRASVWLLRYDFVFEYPRPMMPNMVLIGGLNCKERRELKEEFEKLVNDSGEHGIVVFSLGSMVSEIPMKKAMAIAEALGTVPQTVLWRYTGQAPPNLAANTKLTKWLPQNDLLAHPKARAFITHAGSHGVYEGICNAVPMVLLPLFGDQMDNAKRIESRGAGVTLNVLQMTAQDLSNALKTVINDPSYKENISRLSALHLDRPIHPLDLAVHWVEFVMRHKGAPHLRPAAHDLNWIQYHSLDVIAFLLAVVSVTLFILIKCCCFCGRKCCGQKQRPQKSKTH